A single Megachile rotundata isolate GNS110a chromosome 9, iyMegRotu1, whole genome shotgun sequence DNA region contains:
- the LOC100883255 gene encoding uncharacterized protein LOC100883255 isoform X1, whose product MEKENSASGGGGGGGGGGGGGEAAATATPGATSASEKLQADQANPLLDPTALFGAYWPRGDSAASSLFGGMPSGYGLGAHHLPSAYAILGRGGSAPGFGGHTPASAPPPPPYSHSSLGTLSVAASQAASLGINPASAAWWTMASHLAAQDYLARLQGAASLSGFPPGAESLLPPYPASLLNPPSLSSHKSSKSKFCYGKPKAKSSKSHKTTAASSGSSTTPSMTSSSLPVSTQAPPVTSSHHSTSVSSTQNSQTNVVSSAKEGSDPSSILGGVRLPPDTEIIKYTSSIVGPKVPGTTNRGRKKTISLDTPSVSVHPPPSVPALSAHQTNTTTTSLMMEPRKYNRAATESNDYREPVDRVEVIKLPAHSTNGSVLPAPTSYTTTTNANNTSDSDAPLNLSLKPSTTSGSSPISGSQPLSQLSNLSQSLLASDRTSRRKPGPKPRRVPQNSVPVPASPSPSLAQLFAAADSPQRPSSGSEESESASTTHHKDGRPRNLGRGVSKPKKNTVASLLAQSRALGIKPTPTLDPSVPLSHQVSLLRSNILAAQLHATATGQGDDKNQRSLQEKMKNKLLEASGEESNMDVTSESGSNTDVVTDTDDDNVDGVSSAKRRKVKPSERDLQVPLERGWKRETVIKGLGKSGVIKGDVSYYSPCGKTFRSSPDLAKFLEQQNPPELTTANFSFSSRPLVGEFLQPTMGLAEAEFVRLGAQEVARRLEELRAAGGFRDARTNNQYEREKLAYAKKLAKEEAQRHKEQARLIKEQEKSERQEAVRREREIRNQQLLEGRKRLAFTIKQKMKIIQEIERGKSKSDVARELGLASSTVATIWKNRESIAESWRNRDMMQQHTDREEETKKLSSSAASNLVSVTSLVTNTVLSTSTANTNNSNALPAVVVAPPQVQVVPPLPPPPPPLPLTTTTSTTVVPSASQPTLPSTTISSTSSTGTTTTTTAAANNVGLDNTQQAQTQTQSQEILEARKKRQEEVEKIRLEEQQRKQQERELKRQQAVMMKEQMYMQELTKQREMLYTVELERERRRQHMTLVRALENRRKMEEREKKRIEARAERIATKEKRAEQRKMEMELIEQIRKPVEDMELTDHRPLPEIKRIPGLKLSGQAFADIVMVFEFLHNFGETLGFDMDSLPSLKSLQLALLNDEEAEEEMLSVMTHLLVCAIEDPGIPQPARHTTGLGQSLRQADITHANISEVLRIYLYANATGEVKALTGVCLERERDKKFADHHQNGGDYASTCSGKNAQFYEHLHNNETWRMSERLRDKPFLALNPTHKAQMLAFLCNELLQNKAVIRQIEGSLETVAQLRKERFVLDTKIRKLRQLHSRKVRMEAVGVIVNKTGDTITIEKKEVDEEGNTTSTAVGTTPTPDEIHHEDEVEDMSENESEGTQPEEEEDKNLSGEELGKKLDKLLKQSEEQLQKLNSSSKQLRAHIFGQDRYWRRYWELACAGGIFVEAMESAEPEILELQAELDEKYKNMPVEDTKSEANQEESKSNAENRENEAPNDVKEEKKFNSNEQEEDVKPLLDKTKSEVEDVNCKKEPVQNCGSENSTNVKEEKKVDVDGSMTDAKTNVTSEEIKQETEVVNMDVDTKEETKKEHEEMDEEMKPNVKMEDKIVETIPNGDKFNHVNNLHNGKELNGTFISNNSNEFNWFSILPRETCDTPGPSTKQIFGIAEPTELRIPVFPPPASPNYDRCDSPAPLILTQDEAAQLEYLKVHGLPPPGEAKPVPKDLRYGWWRIQDVDTFQELLEHLHSRGVREKELKRTTWATMESFLAVTGRINVDPGNLTATELKSTPDDPDTPIPQPDNPENWSEQVALRVDAQLLEQVEALEDKVANASMQVKGWKLPPRAGTEEAEEIEKLNEMEKVSAVEQARQRLLSLEAAIERRYLKPPLGVCTGDPNLAALKAEQAAAANANSSNSDQSNQTPVPPEETTPRGLNNWREATARAHTSAQLAMALYMLEASIAWDKSIMKAVSLTPARNSVCVKLRNRCVSLKATTQYKQLLTTSQASNCQFCHSGDNEDKLLLCDGCDRGYHTYCFRPKMENIPDGDWYCHECMNKATGERNCLVCGKRVGKNLVLCELCPRAYHTDCHNPVMPKIPRGKWYCSNCHSKQPKKRNSSRRSHTKGGGTRESESSDHPPASPTPSTASNTHVEDVSSSEPATPTASPRKEGNNRTLTKKQQRELAPCKVLLEQLEQQDEAWPFLLPVNTKQFPTYKKIIKTPMDLSTIKKKLQDSVYKSRDEFCADVRQMFINCEVFNEDDSPVGKAGHGMRSFFEMRWTEITGAPPPHPQTHS is encoded by the exons CATATTGGCCTCGGGGCGACAGCGCAGCTTCGTCGCTATTCGGTGGAATGCCGAGTGGATATGGGTTGGGGGCCCATCATTTGCCATCGGCTTACGCCATCCTGGGCCGTGGAGGATCCGCTCCTGGTTTCGGGGGCCATACACCGGCGTCTGCTCCACCGCCACCCCCGTACTCCCATAGCAGCCTTGGCACTCTGAGCGTGGCTGCCAGTCAAGCTGCGAGTTTAG GCATCAACCCTGCCAGCGCAGCATGGTGGACGATGGCCTCGCATTTGGCAGCACAGGACTATCTCGCGAGGCTACAAGGGGCTGCAAGTCTTTCCGGATTCCCGCCTGGTGCCGAGAGCCTGCTGCCACCTTATCCTGCCTCTCTACTTAATCCCCCGTCCCTTTCGTCTCACAAGTCCAGTAAGT CCAAATTCTGTTACGGAAAACCAAAAGCTAAGTCAAGCAAGAGTCACAAGACGACGGCAGCCAGCAGCGGCAGCTCGACGACGCCGAGCATGACAAGCAGCAGTTTGCCGGTGTCGACTCAAGCACCGCCGGTCACGTCCTCTCATCACAGTACCTCGGTCAGCAGCACGCAAAATTCGCAAACGAACGTCGTCAG TTCTGCGAAAGAGGGCAG CGATCCCAGCAGTATATTAGGAGGTGTGCGACTGCCTCCCGACACGGAGATCATCAAGTACACTTCGAGTATAGTCGGTCCAAAGGTTCCTGGGACAACGAACCGCGGAAGGAAGAAGACCATATCCTTAGACACGCCGAGTGTCAGTGTACATCCACCACCTAGTGTACCTGCTCTCTCTGCTCATCAGACGAACACCACCACGACGTCGTTGATGATGGAACCCAGGAAATACAATCGCGCGGCG ACCGAGTCGAACGACTACAGGGAGCCAGTGGATCGTGTAGAAGTGATCAAATTGCCAGCGCATTCTACCAACGGTTCCGTTCTACCGGCACCTACGTCCTACACAACCACCACGAATGCTAACAACACGAGCGACTCGGATGCTCCGTTGAATCTCTCCCTGAAGCCCTCGACGACGAGCGGTAGCTCGCCCATTTCTGGTAGTCAACCGCTCAGTCAGCTCAGTAATTTAAGCCAGTCGTTACTTGCCTCTGACAGAACGT CGAGACGAAAGCCCGGGCCGAAGCCGCGAAGAGTGCCCCAGAACTCGGTGCCGGTGCCAGCCTCGCCGAGTCCATCGTTGGCGCAGTTATTCGCCGCAGCGGATTCGCCACAACGGCCAAGTAGCGGAAGCGAGGAAAGCGAGAGTGCTAGCACGACCCATCACAAAGATGGTCGACCGAGGAACCTGGGACGTGGCGTGTCCAAACCGAAGAAGAACACCGTCGCCTCGTTGCTGGCTCAAAGCAGAGCCCTGGGGATTAAACCTACGCCCACCTTGGACCCTAGCGTGCCATTGTCTCACCAGGTCTCGCTATTGAGGTCGAACATTCTGGCTGCACAGCTGCACGCCACCGCCACGGGTCAAGGTGACGATAAAAATCAG CGGTCTTTGCAGGAGAAGATGAAGAACAAACTGCTGGAGGCGTCCGGCGAGGAAAGCAACATGGACGTGACCAGCGAAAGCGGAAGTAACACGGATGTTGTGACGGACACCGACGACGACAACGTGGACGGGGTATCCAGCGCGAAGAGGAGAAAGGTGAAGCCCAGCGAGAGGGATCTACAGGTTCCTCTGGAACGTGGCTGGAAACGGGAGACTGTCATCAAGGGATTAGGGAAGTCGGGAGTGATAAAGGGTGACGTGTCTTATTACAGCCCTTGCGGAAAGACGTTCAGGAGCAGTCCGGATTTGGCGAAG TTCTTGGAGCAACAGAATCCACCCGAGCTGACTACCGCGAACTTTTCCTTCTCGTCTCGTCCTCTGGTGGGCGAGTTCCTGCAGCCGACAATGGGCTTAGCGGAGGCGGAATTCGTTAGGTTGGGTGCACAGGAAGTGGCGAGAAGATTGGAGGAGCTGAGAGCCGCGGGTGGTTTCAGGGACGCGAGAACAAACAATCAGTATGAAAGGGAGAAGCTCGCGTACGCGAAGAAACTCGCGAAGGAAGAAGCACAGCGACACAAGGAACAGGCTAG GCTGATCAAGGAACAGGAAAAATCGGAGAGACAGGAAGCAGTGAGACGAGAACGAGAAATTCGAAATCAGCAGTTGCTCGAG GGTCGAAAGCGGCTAGCGTTCACGATCAAGCAGAAAATGAAGATCATCCAAGAGATCGAACGCGGTAAGAGCAAGAGCGACGTGGCGCGCGAGCTGGGTCTGGCTAGCAGCACGGTGGCCACCATCTGGAAGAATCGGGAGAGCATCGCCGAGAGCTGGAGGAACCGAGACATGATGCAACAGCACACCGATCGCGAAGAGGAGACGAAAAAGCTATCGTCGTCCGCCGCTTCGAACTTGGTCTCCGTGACGTCGTTGGTAACCAACACGGTGCTCAGCACGAGCACCGCCAACACCAACAATAGCAACGCCTTGCCGGCCGTCGTGGTGGCACCTCCGCAGGTGCAAGTGGTACCTCCACTGccaccgccaccaccgccaCTACCATTGACGACAACCACCTCCACGACGGTCGTGCCCTCGGCCTCGCAACCGACGCTGCCATCCACAACTATCTCCAGCACATCGTCCACCGGCaccacaaccaccaccacagcCGCCGCCAACAACGTCGGCTTGGACAATACCCAGCAGGCCCAGACCCAGACGCAAAGTCAGGAGATTCTGGAG GCTCGGAAAAAACGGCAGGAAGAGGTGGAGAAGATACGACTGGAAGAGCAACAACGGAAGCAACAG GAACGAGAACTGAAGCGACAGCAAGCAGTCATGATGAAGGAACAG ATGTACATGCAGGAGCTCACCAAGCAGCGCGAGATGCTCTACACCGTCGAGCTG GAGAGGGAGAGAAGGAGACAACATATGACGTTGGTACGTGCTCTCGAAAATCGTCGGAAGATGGAGGAAAGGGAGAAGAAGCGGATAGAGGCGAGGGCTGAAAGAATCGCGACGAAAGAGAAACGCGCTGAACAGAGGAAGATGGAGATGGAACTCATTGAACAGATCAGGAAACCCGTCGAAGATATGGAATTAACAG ATCATAGACCACTGCCAGAAATTAAACGAATACCCGGTCTCAAGTTGTCGGGTCAAGCATTCGCGGACATTGTTATGGTGTTCGAGTTTCTGCATAATTTTGGAGAGACTTTAGGCTTTG ACATGGACTCCCTCCCGAGTCTAAAGAGTCTCCAGCTAGCCCTGCTCAACGACGAGGAAGCGGAAGAAGAAATGTTATCAGTGATGACGCACCTACTGGTATGCGCCATCGAGGACCCAGGAATTCCACAACCCGCTAGACACACCACAGGATTAGGCCAAAGCCTACGACAAGCTGACATAACGCACGCAAACATCAGCGAGGTGCTACGAATCTATTTGTACGCGAATGCCACCGGTGAGGTGAAAGCGTTGACCGGGGTCTGTCTGGAACGAGAACGCGACAAGAAGTTCGCCGATCATCATCAGAACGGTGGAGATTACGCTTCGACCTGTTCAGGAAAGAACGCTCAGTTCTATGAACATCTGCACAACAACGAAACCTGGAGGATGTCTGAAAGATTGAGGGACAAGCCGTTCTTGGCTCTGAATCCAACGCACAAGGCGCAGATGCTCGCGTTCCTCTGCAACGAGCTGTTGCAGAACAAGGCTGTGATCAGACAGATCGAAGGGAGCTTGGAGACGGTGGCACAACTTAGGAAGGAGAGATTCGTTTTGGATACTAAGATCAGAAA GCTGAGACAATTGCATAGTAGAAAGGTGCGTATGGAAGCAGTcggtgtgatcgtgaacaaGACCGGAGACACCATTACCATCGAGAAGAAGGAAGTCGACGAGGAAGGTAACACCACATCGACGGCAGTGGGAACAACGCCTACTCCTGATGAGATCCATCACGAGGACGAGGTTGAGGACATGTCTGAGAACGAGAGCGAAGGAACTCAGCCTGAAGAG GAGGAAGACAAGAATCTGTCCGGCGAAGAGCTTGGCAAAAAATTGGACAAACTATTGAAGCAATCAGAGGAGCAGCTGCAGAAACTGAACAGCTCCTCGAAGCAACTGCGAGCGCACATATTTGGCCAGGACAGGTACTGGAGAAGGTACTGGGAGTTGGCCTGCGCTGGTGGTATCTTCGTGGAGGCTATGGAGAGCGCCGAACCGGAAATCCTAGAGCTCCAGGCTGAGCTAGATGAAAAGTACAAAAACATGCCGGTGGAAGATACGAAGTCGGAGGCGAATCAAGAGGAGAGCAAGTCGAATGCTGAGAATCGAGAGAACGAGGCTCCGAACGATGTTAAAGAGGAGAAGAAATTTAACTCGAACGAACAAGAAGAGGACGTGAAGCCTTTGTTGGATAAAACGAAATCTGAAGTGGAGGATGTGAACTGCAAGAAGGAACCTGTGCAAAATTGTGGCTCGGAGAATTCGACGAACGTGAAGGAGGAGAAGAAGGTTGATGTGGATGGTTCGATGACGGACGCTAAGACGAACGTCACTTCAGAAGAAATTAAACAGGAGACAGAGGTTGTGAACATGGATGTGGACACGAAGGAGGAGACGAAGAAAGAGCACGAAGAGATGGACGAAGAGATGAAGCCTAATGTGAAGATGGAAGATAAAATCGTTGAGACGATTCCGAATGGCGACAAGTTCAATCACGTTAACAATCTTCATAATGGAAAGGAACTGAACGGCACATTTATTTCTA ATAACAGCAACGAGTTCAACTGGTTTTCGATTCTACCGCGAGAAACCTGCGACACTCCAGGACCGAGTACCAAACAGATATTTGGAATAGCTGAACCCACCGAGCTGAGAATACCAGTGTTCCCTCCACCGGCTAGTCCAAATTACGACAGATGCGATAGTCCAGCACCTTTGATCCTGACCCAAGACGAAGCAGCGCAGCTGGAGTATCTGAAAGTACACGGTCTACCTCCTCCGGGAGAGGCTAAACCAGTACCAAAGG ATCTGCGATACGGTTGGTGGAGAATACAAGACGTCGACACGTTTCAAGAACTGTTGGAACACCTTCATTCCCGCGGTGTTCGCGAGAAGGAATTAAAACGTACAACCTGGGCGACCATGGAGTCCTTCCTGGCCGTCACAGGTAGAATCAACGTGGACCCCGGCAACTTAACTGCCACGGAACTGAAATCTACACCTGACGATCCCGATACACCGATCCCGCAACCGGATAATCCTGAGAACTGGAGCGAGCAAGTCGCCTTACGCGTGGATGCGCAACTTTTGGAACAGGTCGAGGCTCTCGAGGACAAGGTCGCCAATGCCAGCATGCAGGTCAAAGGCTGGAAGCTACCTCCACGGGCGGGCACCGAGGAGGCtgaagaaattgagaaactgaacgAGATGGAGAAAGTGAGCGCTGTCGAACAGGCGCGACAAAGGTTACTGTCTTTGGAAGCTGCGATAGAGAGGAGATACTTGAAACCACCGTTAGGCGTTTG TACGGGCGATCCGAATTTGGCAGCCCTAAAGGCTGAACAGGCGGCGGCTGCAAACGCAAACTCGAGTAATTCGGATCAGAGCAATCAGACACCGGTGCCGCCGGAGGAAACGACTCCAAGAGGTCTGAACAACTGGCGAGAAGCAACAGCACGAGCTCACACATCGGCTCAGCTCGCCATGGCACTGTACATGCTGGAGGCCAGCATCGCCTGGGACAAGAGCATCATGAAGGCTGTGAGTCTAACACCAGCTAGAAACTCGGTCTGCGTCAAGCTACGAAACCGCTGCGTCTCACTCAAAGCTACCACTCAGTACAAACAGCTATTGACTACTTCTCAGGCCTCT AACTGTCAGTTCTGTCACAGTGGAGATAACGAAGACAAGCTGCTACTGTGTGATGGTTGTGATCGCGGCTATCATACTTACTGTTTCCGTCCAAAAATGGAAAACATTCCTGATGGTGACTG GTATTGTCACGAGTGCATGAACAAAGCAACAGGGGAACGAAATTGCTTGGTATGCGGAAAAAGAGTTGGTAAAAACTTAGTGCTATGTGAACTCTGTCCACGGGCTTATCATACCGACTGCCATAATCCTGTTATGCCAAAA ATACCAAGGGGAAAATGGTATTGTTCTAATTGCCACAGTAAACAACCAAAGAAGAGAAATAGTAGTCGAAGGAGTCATACCAAAGGAGGAGGCACCAGAGAAAGTGAAAGTTCTGATCATCCACCAGCTAG TCCAACGCCGTCAACGGCATCGAACACGCACGTAGAGGACGTCAGTTCGTCGGAACCGGCAACGCCTACCGCCTCGCCGAGGAAGGAGGGCAACAATAGGACGCTCACGAAGAAACAACAACGAGAGCTGGCTCCTTGTAAGGTGCTACTCGAACAGTTGGAGCAACAGGACGAGGCCTGGCCGTTCCTTTTGCCGGTGAACACCAAACAGTTTCCGACCtacaagaaaattattaaaacaccCATGGATCTCAGTACGATCAAGAAGAAATTGCAGGACTCCGT GTACAAGTCTCGCGATGAGTTTTGCGCCGATGTCAGACAGATGTTCATCAACTGCGAGGTATTCAACGAGGACGACAGTCCCGTGGGGAAGGCTGGACACGGGATGCGCAGTTTCTTCGAAATGCGTTGGACCGAGATTACAGGCGCGCCACCCCCACATCCGCAAACGCATAGCTGA